The following are from one region of the Prionailurus bengalensis isolate Pbe53 chromosome A2, Fcat_Pben_1.1_paternal_pri, whole genome shotgun sequence genome:
- the LOC122486353 gene encoding olfactory receptor 2Z1 has translation MGDVNQSVNSDFILVGLFSHSGSRQLLFSLVAATFTVGLLGNTILLFLIRMDSRLHTPMYFLLSQLSVFDVGFPLVAIPKMASHFLQGEGSISFEGCAAQIFFLTLLGVAEGILLALMSYDRYVAVCHPLQYSVLMRRQVCLLMVGSSWMAGVLNASIQTSITLHFPYCASRIVDHFFCEVPALLKLSCADTSAYELALSTSGVLILVLPLSLIAISYGHVLGAVIRMRSEEARNKAFTTCSSHITVVGLFYGAAVFMYMVPGAYHSPHQDNVVSLFYSLVTPTLNPLIYSLRNREVRMALVKMLSRAGLRPK, from the coding sequence ATGGGGGATGTGAATCAGTCAGTGAACTCTGACTTCATTCTAGTGGGCCTCTTCAGTCACTCAGGTTCACGTCAGCTACTCTTCTCCCTGGTGGCTGCCACGTTTACCGTGGGCCTCCTGGGCAATACCATTCTGCTCTTCCTGATCCGCATGGACTCCCGGCTCCACACACCCATGTACTTTCTTCTCAGTCAGCTCTCTGTGTTTGATGTTGGCTTTCCCCTGGTCGCCATCCCCAAGATGGCATCCCACTTCCTGCAGGGAGAAGGTTCCATCTCCTTTGAGGGTTGTGCAGCTCAAATATTCTTCCTGACCCTGTTGGGTGTGGCTGAGGGCATCCTGTTGGCCCTCATGTCCTATGACCGTTATGTTGCTGTGTGTCACCCTCTACAGTATTCTGTGCTCATGAGGCGTCAGGTGTGCCTGCTCATGGTGGGCTCCTCCTGGATGGCAGGTGTGCTCAATGCCTCCATCCAGACCTCCATCACTCTGCACTTCCCCTACTGTGCCTCCCGCATCGTGGACCACTTCTTCTGCGAGGTGCCAGCCCTGCTGAAGCTCTCCTGTGCAGACACCTCGGCCTACGAGTTGGCGCTGTCCACCTCCGGGGTGCTGATCCttgtccttcccctttccctcatcGCCATCTCCTATGGCCACGTGTTGGGCGCCGTTATACGCATGCGGTCTGAGGAGGCCAGAAACAAGGCCTTCACCACCTGCTCCTCGCACATCACGGTAGTGGGACTCTTTTATGGTGCTGCTGTGTTCATGTACATGGTGCCGGGTGCCTACCACAGCCCACACCAGGACAACGTGGTCTCCCTATTCTACAGCCTTGTCACTCCCACACTCAACCCCCTTATCTACAGTCTGAGAAATCGGGAGGTGCGGATGGCTTTGGTCAAAATGCTCAGCAGAGCTGGGCTCAGGCCAAAGTGA